One Bradyrhizobium manausense DNA segment encodes these proteins:
- a CDS encoding sigma-70 family RNA polymerase sigma factor → MPVSDDFQKAQRFREAALPYLDDVYTLARYLLRDASDAEDAVQECYLRALKHFDSYRGPAMKPWLFAILRNVCNAEYARRAHKHAAIEDTPGASDQTPMWQENEASPETEVLRSRDAGAIRKMIDALAEPFKETFVLREINNLSYREIADAVGAPVGTVMSRLARARAMLRAAWTAEEEHSK, encoded by the coding sequence ATGCCCGTCAGCGACGATTTCCAGAAGGCGCAGCGCTTCCGCGAGGCGGCGCTGCCCTATCTCGACGACGTCTACACGCTCGCACGCTACTTGCTGCGCGACGCCTCCGACGCGGAGGACGCGGTGCAGGAATGCTATTTGCGTGCGCTGAAGCACTTCGACAGCTATCGCGGTCCGGCGATGAAGCCGTGGCTGTTCGCGATCCTGCGCAATGTCTGCAACGCCGAATACGCCCGACGCGCACACAAGCACGCCGCGATCGAGGACACACCCGGCGCCTCCGACCAGACGCCGATGTGGCAGGAGAACGAGGCGAGCCCGGAGACCGAGGTGCTGCGCAGCCGCGACGCCGGCGCCATTCGCAAGATGATCGACGCGCTCGCCGAGCCGTTCAAGGAAACCTTCGTGCTGCGGGAGATCAACAACCTGTCCTATCGTGAAATTGCAGACGCCGTCGGCGCCCCCGTCGGCACCGTGATGTCCCGCCTCGCCCGCGCCCGCGCCATGCTGCGCGCGGCCTGGACGGCGGAAGAGGAGCACTCGAAATGA
- a CDS encoding alpha/beta fold hydrolase: MLQWGESGKPAALLVHGTGFVADVWDEVARELASTHTVYALDRRGHGASHKPATYHFVDFADDICRVIDALGLRQVYGVGHSAGATDLLLAAKMLPGCFTRLFVMEPTVMNPKAARDPSAGLSEQSLSRAQGALRRQAEFDSADAVFERYRAAPAFADWTETSLWAYVRHGFTSLDNGRIRLCCTPEIESAMLRPIYEAMEQVYIGDARGNPFAWFSEVACPVMVTTAETSWPIYKEMASRARALIPHARTLVFEGAGHCVAQEAPAMVVQAVREFSA, encoded by the coding sequence ATGTTGCAATGGGGCGAAAGCGGCAAGCCGGCCGCCCTGCTCGTGCATGGCACCGGCTTCGTCGCCGACGTCTGGGACGAGGTCGCGCGCGAGCTCGCATCGACCCACACCGTCTATGCACTGGATCGCCGTGGTCACGGCGCCAGTCACAAGCCCGCGACATATCACTTCGTGGATTTTGCCGACGACATCTGCCGGGTGATCGATGCGCTGGGCTTGCGCCAGGTCTATGGCGTCGGCCACAGCGCGGGCGCGACTGACCTTTTGCTGGCGGCAAAGATGCTGCCGGGATGCTTTACGCGCCTGTTCGTGATGGAGCCGACCGTCATGAATCCGAAGGCGGCGCGCGATCCATCCGCAGGACTGAGCGAGCAATCGCTCTCCCGCGCGCAGGGCGCGCTGCGCCGACAGGCAGAGTTCGACAGTGCCGATGCCGTCTTCGAACGCTACCGTGCCGCGCCTGCCTTTGCGGATTGGACCGAGACGTCGCTCTGGGCCTATGTCCGGCACGGCTTCACTTCACTCGACAATGGCCGGATACGCCTTTGCTGCACGCCCGAGATCGAGTCGGCGATGCTGCGTCCGATCTACGAGGCGATGGAGCAAGTCTATATCGGCGACGCGCGCGGCAATCCCTTTGCCTGGTTCAGCGAAGTCGCGTGCCCCGTGATGGTGACGACCGCCGAGACATCGTGGCCGATCTACAAGGAGATGGCCTCACGCGCCAGGGCGCTCATCCCGCACGCCCGAACGCTCGTCTTCGAAGGCGCCGGCCATTGCGTAGCGCAGGAAGCTCCGGCCATGGTGGTGCAAGCGGTCCGGGAATTTTCTGCGTAG
- a CDS encoding metallophosphoesterase family protein, which yields MSGHDHGDDGVSRRKVLECMTWAGTGVLWTITGGVPRSLGIIDSAEAATAAAPGMTFLQISDSHVGFDKPANPNALGTLEEAVNKINAMPAKPSFMIHTGDITHLSKAAEFDNADRIISQSKLDVHYVPGEHDFLDEEVKFYRERYGRGTKGAGWYSFDAGGVHFVGLVNVVDLKAGGLGNLGAEQLAWLEDDLRGKSKSTPIVLFAHIPLWTVYPEWGWGTEDGGRALEYVKGFGSVTVLNGHIHQVMQKVEGNVTFHTARSTAFPQPAPGAASSPGPMKVEDAKLRSMLGVASINFKQNEQRLAIIDTPLQG from the coding sequence ATGAGCGGACACGATCACGGGGACGACGGCGTCAGCCGCCGCAAGGTGCTGGAATGCATGACATGGGCCGGCACCGGGGTGCTCTGGACCATCACGGGTGGTGTGCCGCGCTCGCTCGGCATCATCGATTCCGCTGAGGCCGCAACCGCCGCCGCGCCCGGCATGACCTTCCTCCAGATCAGCGACAGCCATGTCGGCTTCGACAAGCCGGCCAACCCCAATGCGCTGGGCACGCTGGAAGAAGCCGTCAACAAGATCAACGCGATGCCGGCCAAGCCGTCGTTCATGATCCACACCGGCGACATCACCCATCTGTCCAAGGCCGCCGAGTTCGATAACGCCGATCGCATCATTTCGCAGTCCAAGCTGGACGTTCACTACGTGCCCGGCGAGCATGACTTCCTCGACGAAGAGGTGAAGTTCTATCGCGAGCGCTACGGCCGCGGCACCAAGGGCGCGGGTTGGTACTCCTTCGACGCCGGCGGCGTGCACTTCGTCGGCCTCGTCAACGTCGTCGACCTCAAGGCCGGCGGTCTCGGCAATCTCGGCGCCGAGCAGCTTGCCTGGCTCGAGGACGATCTCCGCGGCAAGTCGAAATCCACGCCCATTGTCTTGTTCGCTCATATTCCGCTGTGGACCGTCTATCCGGAATGGGGCTGGGGCACCGAGGACGGCGGCCGCGCGCTCGAATACGTCAAGGGCTTTGGCTCGGTCACCGTGCTCAACGGCCACATCCATCAGGTGATGCAGAAGGTCGAGGGCAACGTCACCTTCCACACCGCGCGTTCGACCGCCTTCCCGCAACCGGCACCGGGCGCCGCCTCCTCGCCCGGACCGATGAAGGTCGAGGACGCCAAGCTCCGCTCGATGCTCGGGGTCGCCAGCATCAACTTCAAGCAGAATGAGCAGCGGCTCGCGATCATCGACACGCCGCTCCAGGGTTAA
- the hpnH gene encoding adenosyl-hopene transferase HpnH, with amino-acid sequence MAIPFFKEMRIGGYLLKQKMLGRKRYPLVLMLEPLFRCNLACVGCGKIDYPDAILNRRMTAQECWDAADECGAPMVAIPGGEPLIHKEIGEIVRGLVARKKFVSLCTNALLLEKKLDLFEPSPYLFFSVHLDGLKDHHDKAVSQKGVFDRAVSAIKAAKARGFTVNVNATIFDGHPAEEIAKFLDLTVELGVGVSMSPGYAYERAPDQAHFLNRTKTKKLFRDVFAMGKGKKWNFMHSGLFLDFLAGNQEYECTPWGMPARNIFGWQKPCYLLGEGYAKTFKELMDTTDWETYGTGKYEKCADCMAHCGYEPTAATAALNNPIKAMWVSLRGIKTSGPMAPEIDMSKQRPAQYIFSEQVQKKLSEIRKDEAAAAEAKAARKASTAA; translated from the coding sequence ATGGCAATCCCCTTCTTCAAGGAAATGCGTATCGGCGGCTATTTGCTTAAGCAGAAAATGCTGGGCCGCAAGCGCTATCCGCTCGTGCTGATGCTGGAGCCGCTGTTCCGCTGCAACCTCGCCTGCGTCGGCTGCGGCAAGATCGATTATCCCGATGCGATCCTCAATCGCCGCATGACCGCGCAGGAGTGCTGGGACGCAGCCGACGAGTGCGGCGCGCCGATGGTGGCGATCCCCGGCGGCGAGCCGCTGATCCACAAGGAGATCGGCGAGATCGTGCGCGGCCTCGTCGCCCGCAAGAAGTTCGTCTCGCTCTGCACCAACGCGCTGCTGCTCGAGAAGAAGCTCGATCTGTTCGAGCCCTCGCCGTATTTGTTCTTCTCCGTCCATCTCGACGGCCTGAAGGACCACCACGACAAGGCCGTGTCGCAGAAGGGCGTGTTCGACCGCGCCGTCTCCGCTATCAAGGCCGCGAAGGCGCGTGGTTTCACCGTCAACGTCAACGCCACCATCTTCGACGGCCACCCGGCCGAGGAGATCGCGAAATTCCTCGACCTTACCGTCGAGCTCGGCGTCGGCGTCTCGATGTCGCCCGGCTACGCCTATGAGCGCGCGCCGGACCAGGCGCACTTCCTCAACCGCACCAAGACCAAGAAGCTGTTCCGCGACGTCTTTGCGATGGGCAAGGGCAAGAAGTGGAATTTCATGCACTCCGGCCTGTTCCTCGACTTCCTCGCCGGCAACCAGGAATACGAGTGCACGCCGTGGGGCATGCCCGCGCGCAACATCTTCGGTTGGCAGAAGCCCTGCTACCTGCTCGGTGAAGGCTACGCAAAAACCTTCAAGGAGCTGATGGACACCACCGACTGGGAGACCTACGGCACCGGCAAGTACGAGAAGTGCGCCGACTGTATGGCCCATTGCGGTTACGAGCCGACGGCTGCGACCGCAGCGCTCAACAACCCGATCAAGGCGATGTGGGTGTCGCTGCGCGGCATCAAGACTTCGGGCCCGATGGCGCCGGAGATCGACATGTCGAAGCAGCGCCCGGCGCAGTACATCTTCTCCGAGCAGGTCCAGAAGAAGCTCTCCGAGATCCGCAAGGACGAAGCCGCGGCGGCCGAAGCAAAGGCTGCACGGAAGGCTTCGACGGCCGCGTAA
- a CDS encoding anti-sigma factor family protein, whose translation MTCDEANILLHALLDNELDAGHAREVEAHIATCPACTAELAAQREMKRVLADTKLRYSAPATLRARIEASIPQARPQPSRRSVLRGFAMGSAVSALAASGVVAVVLRQDDQQRILSEVVSAHLRSLQAGHLIDVVSTDQHTVKPWFNGKLDVAPPVIDLTAQGFTLVGGRLDYVDARAIGAVVYRRRQHIINLFVAQTASTEHRPPKTQTMQGFNCRRWGERGLNFWAVSDIGGDELTEFVDKFEAAMKANVEG comes from the coding sequence ATGACCTGCGACGAAGCAAACATCCTGCTTCACGCGCTGCTCGACAACGAGCTCGATGCCGGCCACGCGCGCGAGGTCGAAGCCCATATCGCCACCTGCCCGGCCTGCACGGCCGAGTTGGCCGCGCAGCGCGAGATGAAGCGCGTGCTGGCCGACACCAAGCTGCGCTACAGCGCGCCCGCGACCTTGCGCGCCCGTATCGAGGCGTCGATACCGCAAGCGCGGCCGCAGCCGAGCCGTCGCTCCGTGCTGCGCGGTTTCGCCATGGGCTCGGCGGTCTCGGCGCTCGCCGCCTCCGGCGTCGTCGCCGTCGTGCTGCGCCAGGACGACCAGCAGCGCATCCTCTCGGAGGTCGTCTCCGCGCATCTGCGCTCGCTCCAGGCCGGCCATCTCATCGACGTCGTCTCGACCGACCAGCACACGGTCAAGCCCTGGTTCAACGGCAAGCTCGACGTCGCTCCGCCCGTAATCGACCTCACCGCGCAAGGCTTTACCCTGGTCGGCGGCCGGCTTGACTATGTCGATGCGCGCGCCATCGGCGCCGTCGTCTACCGGCGGCGGCAGCACATCATCAACCTGTTCGTGGCGCAGACCGCGAGCACCGAGCACCGGCCGCCGAAGACGCAGACCATGCAGGGCTTCAACTGCCGCCGCTGGGGCGAGCGCGGCTTGAACTTCTGGGCCGTCAGCGACATCGGCGGCGACGAGCTCACCGAGTTCGTCGACAAGTTCGAGGCGGCGATGAAGGCGAATGTGGAGGGATAG
- a CDS encoding DUF2147 domain-containing protein translates to MRLAIYTGIILAGGCAGLTPALAADPTGDWRVADGVANVRVAQCNGGMWGAVSWEKQPGGRDENNPDASKKNRPTLGMPTLINMKKSPGAEQWEGQVYNAKDGQMYSATITPVGTDQLEIKGCVLGILCGGETWTRVGPPIPPSTANAMAKSTSKTTGAAPKAAPTTAAPKSAAAAKPGQKGAADPVGDICLLPEIAGFAH, encoded by the coding sequence ATGCGTTTGGCCATTTACACCGGAATAATACTGGCAGGCGGTTGCGCCGGCCTGACACCAGCGCTTGCCGCCGATCCTACCGGCGACTGGCGAGTCGCCGACGGCGTCGCCAATGTTCGTGTCGCCCAATGCAATGGCGGCATGTGGGGTGCGGTTTCCTGGGAAAAGCAGCCCGGCGGCCGCGACGAAAACAACCCGGATGCCTCAAAGAAGAACAGGCCGACCTTGGGCATGCCGACCCTCATCAATATGAAGAAGTCGCCCGGCGCGGAGCAGTGGGAAGGTCAGGTCTACAACGCCAAGGATGGTCAGATGTATAGTGCGACCATCACGCCCGTCGGCACCGACCAGCTCGAGATCAAGGGCTGCGTGCTGGGCATCCTGTGCGGCGGAGAGACCTGGACCCGCGTCGGTCCGCCGATCCCCCCGAGCACGGCCAACGCCATGGCCAAGAGTACGTCCAAGACGACAGGTGCGGCGCCCAAGGCCGCGCCGACAACGGCGGCTCCGAAGAGCGCCGCCGCGGCCAAGCCGGGTCAGAAAGGTGCCGCCGATCCCGTCGGCGACATCTGCCTACTCCCTGAGATTGCGGGGTTTGCCCATTAG
- a CDS encoding cupredoxin domain-containing protein → MKTLNRRDFGVAVAAAILLPVTTARADDTALEVHIDNFVFQPPELKIKVGTTVTWTNRDDIPHTVVSAGKFRSKTLDTDDKFTFTFTNAGDYKYFCSLHPHMTGMITVE, encoded by the coding sequence ATGAAGACACTCAATCGCCGCGACTTCGGGGTCGCTGTGGCCGCGGCCATCCTGCTCCCCGTCACGACCGCCCGTGCCGACGACACCGCCTTGGAGGTGCATATCGACAATTTTGTCTTTCAGCCGCCGGAGCTCAAGATCAAGGTCGGCACGACCGTGACCTGGACGAACCGGGACGACATCCCCCACACCGTGGTGTCGGCCGGAAAATTCAGGTCCAAGACCCTGGATACCGACGACAAATTCACGTTCACCTTCACCAATGCGGGCGACTACAAGTATTTTTGTTCGTTGCACCCGCACATGACCGGGATGATCACGGTTGAGTAA
- a CDS encoding MMPL family transporter, protein MLQSVVVAIVRACTRFASLVVVLGLLLAVGAGYYTSRHFAINTDINSLIAQNLDWRQRDQEFDRAFDRDATILAVVEARTPEMATAAADALFAKLKDNKTEFQSMQQLGTGEFFEKNGLLFLPTEEVGKITSQFESAAPLIEIMAGDPSIRGLTGALETGLAGVKRGQVKLDSTERPFNQIAETVETVLNKGNAIFSWRELVSDKPLSDSDKRAFIEFKPILDYNALEPGKGATDAIRKAAVDLDFATKYQARVRLTGPVPIANEEYATVQEGVVVNGVGTVLVVLLILWLALHSSKIIFAVFVNLFVGLAITTAAGLMMVGSLNLLSIAFAVLFVGLGVDFGIQYSVRYRSERYKHDDLTAALVRAARRSAVPLSLAAMATAAGFLCFLPTAYKGISELGQIAGVGMLVAFISSITILPALLKLLNPPGEKEPVGYAFLAPLDHFLEKHRVLVVGGTLLLAIAGLPLLYFMKFDFNPMNLRNPKAESIATFLDLRKDPNTGANAVNVMVKSEEQAKQVEAKLEKVPEVLRVMSLDSFVPEDQEPKLKLIAQGAKILNPALNPDQVDAAPSDQENVESLKSSVDNLRRTAGDDKGPGAVASRRLADALEKLANSDEATRNKAQDVFVTPLKIVFDQLRKAMQAEPVTLSSLPPDLVSAWKSKDGIIRVEAQPKGDPNDNDTLRKFAAAVLNAEPTAIGGPVSILKSGDTIVNAFIHAGIYALLVIGLLLWITLRRIVDVLMTLVPLLVAGAVTLEICVLIGLPLNFANIVAFPLLLGVGVAFKIYYVVAWRSGRTNLLQTSLTRAIFFSALTTATAFGSLWLSSHPGTSSMGKLLALSLVTTLAAVLLFQPALMGKPRNLRE, encoded by the coding sequence GTGCTGCAAAGCGTAGTCGTTGCCATCGTCAGGGCCTGTACCCGGTTTGCCTCCCTCGTCGTCGTTCTCGGGCTCCTGCTGGCGGTGGGGGCGGGCTATTACACGTCCCGGCACTTCGCCATCAACACCGACATCAATTCGCTGATTGCGCAGAACCTGGACTGGCGCCAGCGCGACCAGGAGTTCGACCGCGCCTTCGACCGTGATGCGACGATTCTCGCGGTCGTCGAGGCCCGGACGCCGGAGATGGCGACCGCAGCGGCGGACGCACTGTTCGCGAAGCTGAAGGACAACAAGACCGAATTCCAGTCGATGCAGCAGCTCGGCACCGGCGAGTTCTTCGAAAAGAACGGTCTGTTGTTCCTGCCGACCGAGGAAGTCGGCAAGATCACCAGCCAGTTCGAATCCGCGGCGCCCCTGATCGAGATCATGGCGGGCGATCCGTCGATCCGCGGCCTGACCGGCGCACTGGAGACCGGGCTTGCCGGCGTCAAGCGCGGCCAGGTCAAGCTCGACAGCACCGAACGTCCGTTCAACCAGATCGCAGAGACGGTCGAGACCGTGCTCAACAAGGGCAATGCGATCTTCTCCTGGCGCGAACTCGTGAGCGACAAGCCGCTGTCCGACTCGGACAAGCGTGCCTTCATCGAGTTCAAGCCGATCCTCGACTACAACGCTCTGGAGCCCGGCAAAGGCGCAACCGACGCGATCCGCAAAGCCGCGGTCGACCTCGATTTCGCGACGAAGTATCAGGCGCGGGTGCGGCTGACTGGTCCGGTCCCGATTGCCAACGAGGAATACGCCACCGTCCAGGAAGGCGTCGTCGTCAACGGCGTCGGCACGGTGCTCGTCGTGCTCCTGATCCTGTGGCTGGCGCTGCATTCCTCGAAGATCATCTTCGCGGTGTTCGTCAATCTCTTCGTCGGCCTGGCGATCACGACCGCCGCGGGACTGATGATGGTCGGCTCGCTCAATTTGCTGTCGATTGCGTTTGCGGTGCTGTTCGTCGGCCTCGGCGTCGATTTCGGCATCCAGTACAGCGTCCGCTATCGTTCAGAGCGCTACAAGCACGACGATCTCACTGCCGCTCTGGTGCGCGCGGCGAGGCGCTCGGCAGTACCGCTGTCGCTGGCGGCAATGGCAACCGCGGCGGGCTTTCTTTGCTTCCTGCCGACCGCCTACAAGGGCATTTCGGAGCTCGGCCAGATTGCCGGTGTCGGCATGCTCGTGGCCTTCATCTCCTCGATCACCATCCTGCCGGCGCTCCTGAAACTTCTGAACCCGCCCGGCGAGAAGGAGCCGGTCGGCTACGCCTTCCTGGCGCCGCTCGATCATTTCCTGGAGAAGCACCGCGTGCTGGTCGTCGGCGGCACGCTGCTGCTCGCGATCGCCGGTCTGCCGCTGCTCTATTTCATGAAGTTCGACTTCAACCCGATGAACCTGCGCAACCCGAAGGCCGAGTCGATCGCGACCTTTCTCGACCTGCGCAAGGATCCGAACACCGGCGCCAACGCCGTCAACGTGATGGTCAAGTCGGAGGAGCAGGCCAAGCAGGTCGAGGCGAAGCTGGAGAAGGTGCCGGAAGTGTTGCGGGTGATGTCGCTCGACAGCTTCGTGCCGGAGGACCAGGAACCGAAGCTGAAGCTGATCGCGCAGGGCGCCAAGATCCTGAATCCCGCGCTCAACCCGGATCAGGTCGACGCGGCGCCGTCGGATCAGGAAAATGTCGAGTCGCTCAAATCCTCGGTCGACAATCTGCGCCGAACCGCTGGTGACGATAAGGGCCCGGGCGCAGTCGCCTCGCGACGCCTCGCCGACGCGCTGGAGAAGCTCGCCAATTCGGACGAAGCGACCCGCAACAAGGCGCAGGACGTTTTCGTCACGCCGTTGAAGATCGTGTTCGACCAGCTCAGGAAGGCAATGCAAGCCGAGCCGGTGACGCTGAGTTCACTGCCACCCGATCTTGTGAGCGCCTGGAAGAGCAAGGATGGCATCATTCGCGTCGAAGCTCAGCCGAAGGGCGATCCCAACGACAATGATACGCTGCGCAAATTCGCGGCCGCAGTGCTCAACGCTGAGCCAACCGCGATCGGCGGGCCGGTCTCGATCCTGAAATCCGGCGACACCATCGTGAACGCTTTCATCCATGCCGGCATCTATGCGCTGCTGGTGATCGGCCTGTTGTTGTGGATCACGCTGCGCCGCATCGTCGACGTGCTGATGACGCTGGTGCCGCTTCTGGTTGCCGGCGCGGTCACGCTCGAAATCTGCGTGCTGATCGGCTTGCCGCTCAACTTCGCCAACATCGTCGCGTTCCCGTTGCTGCTCGGCGTCGGCGTCGCGTTCAAGATCTACTATGTCGTGGCGTGGCGCTCGGGCAGGACAAACCTGCTTCAGACCAGCCTGACGCGCGCGATCTTTTTCAGCGCCCTGACCACGGCGACGGCATTCGGCAGCCTGTGGCTGTCGAGCCATCCCGGCACGTCCAGCATGGGCAAGCTGCTCGCACTCTCGCTGGTGACGACGCTTGCCGCAGTGCTGCTGTTTCAGCCGGCCCTAATGGGCAAACCCCGCAATCTCAGGGAGTAG
- the hpnO gene encoding aminobacteriohopanetriol synthase HpnO, whose amino-acid sequence MNSPNPDMSQLFADRQAQRSTLHNRFLNEQFVRVLKTIGYDVGFQKGQGQYLYDREGARYLDLLSGFGVFAIGRNHPVMREALKSVIDADLPNLVQFDVSVLAGVLAERLLKYVPYLDKAFFANSGAECVEAAIKFARGATGRPGIVYCAHGYHGLTYGALSLTGDSNFRTGFEPLLPGCTSVPFNDLAALEKALASREVAAFIVEPIQGKGVNMPTDEFLPGAAALCKKYGTLFVADEIQTGMGRTGRFLAVEHWNVEPDMVLLSKSLSGGHVPVGAVLTRKTIFDKIFNQMDRAVVHGSTFSKNDLAMAAGIATLDVMESEKLIESAAKRGAELRLALTRMVPGYELLKEVRGKGLMIGIEFGPPKSLRLRASWNVLEAANKGLFCQLITVPLFKDHKILTQVAGHGSHTIKLLPPLTITEEDCSWIERAFDDVIAGSHKVPGAIWSLGKTLVDNAVRRSA is encoded by the coding sequence ATGAACAGTCCAAATCCAGACATGTCTCAGCTATTCGCGGACCGTCAGGCCCAGCGAAGCACCCTGCATAACCGGTTCCTGAACGAGCAGTTCGTCCGGGTTCTCAAGACCATCGGCTACGATGTCGGCTTCCAGAAGGGGCAGGGGCAGTACCTCTACGATCGCGAGGGCGCGCGCTATCTCGACCTGTTGTCCGGCTTTGGTGTGTTCGCAATCGGGCGTAATCATCCGGTCATGCGCGAGGCGCTGAAAAGCGTGATCGACGCCGATCTGCCCAACCTCGTCCAGTTCGACGTCTCGGTGCTTGCCGGCGTCCTCGCCGAGCGGCTTTTGAAATATGTTCCATATCTCGACAAGGCCTTCTTCGCCAATTCCGGCGCCGAATGCGTCGAGGCCGCGATCAAATTCGCGCGCGGCGCCACTGGCCGCCCCGGCATCGTCTATTGCGCCCACGGCTATCACGGCCTGACCTATGGCGCGCTGTCGCTGACCGGTGATTCGAACTTCCGCACCGGCTTTGAGCCGCTGCTGCCGGGCTGCACCTCGGTTCCTTTCAACGATCTTGCCGCGCTGGAGAAGGCGCTGGCCTCGCGCGAGGTCGCGGCCTTCATTGTCGAGCCCATCCAGGGCAAGGGCGTCAACATGCCCACCGACGAGTTCCTGCCGGGCGCGGCCGCGCTCTGCAAGAAATACGGCACGCTGTTCGTTGCCGACGAGATCCAGACCGGCATGGGCCGCACCGGCCGCTTCCTCGCGGTCGAGCACTGGAACGTCGAGCCCGACATGGTGCTGCTGTCGAAGTCGCTGTCGGGAGGTCACGTGCCCGTGGGCGCCGTGCTGACGCGCAAGACCATCTTCGACAAGATCTTCAACCAGATGGACCGCGCCGTGGTACACGGTTCGACCTTCTCCAAGAACGACCTCGCGATGGCGGCGGGCATCGCCACGCTCGATGTGATGGAATCCGAGAAGCTGATCGAGTCCGCCGCCAAGCGCGGCGCCGAGCTTCGTCTTGCGCTGACCCGCATGGTGCCCGGCTATGAGCTGCTGAAGGAAGTGCGCGGCAAGGGTCTGATGATCGGCATCGAGTTCGGACCACCGAAATCGCTGCGGCTGCGGGCCTCCTGGAACGTGCTTGAGGCCGCCAATAAGGGCCTGTTCTGCCAGCTCATCACCGTGCCGCTTTTCAAGGACCACAAGATCCTGACGCAGGTCGCCGGCCACGGCAGCCACACCATCAAGCTGCTGCCGCCGCTCACCATCACCGAAGAAGACTGCAGCTGGATCGAGCGCGCCTTCGACGACGTCATCGCCGGCAGCCATAAGGTCCCCGGTGCGATCTGGTCGCTCGGCAAGACGCTGGTCGACAACGCGGTGCGGCGGTCGGCGTAA